A DNA window from Porites lutea chromosome 6, jaPorLute2.1, whole genome shotgun sequence contains the following coding sequences:
- the LOC140941807 gene encoding uncharacterized protein: MKLSAIFLPLYLSLSVVRPLLFDKEIEVINGYYSDVTVAIRHVEFIGTVDNGTLDCFIPGFTQFRWELINKVSGGPYTESASLILDGEIKEHQSTLKIGKGGFPMATEMLVVSCEAMLRGRPQFQIIWVVTRLHSPLGYPTDPKFCTFNQPRGFDDTCDHFKWVFNTDCYSGDGREYRGNTYLAQSNLPVVCHYWNMIFISVDFRNVDLKKEQRYCRNPTNEHSPWCIATSTNKKQFCRVQECSDCMYGNGNEILDIYDYVDPVSKWRQKFPKYNGRTLTTLKEDDNGRPRLCMTGKGFESNLCRPRKGKPTPHCFVSKNKADEPHIKSMSDSRLELVECRIPQCTVRQVWFLFFDTTGMPYLKESNSEAVEITLFDGQRLYIFFGTFGIHLTNGFSVGSEDPRLAKFAKNFVVKGRRPPDKLSTLHFGVVRKKMNGKYFIQYTFAEGNPRIQQITYKANFRLDIRDPMSLSFRPNIVELCKGQSGSLSILVSGGFNVDDNSIKWKFGYSRTSVNQDISPEHPLFELSKDLKKLTIKALERETWVYVEGDSMSGKSATAGLFIVKTQPHLIPKSPSQIFALPGDEISLSVETERGLRTTWTYEAQIIPEVPEDQEMAFERGLKDNKISETLVISSLDWRHYGIYVVETEKTGCREAITFNIKHGKGNHFMAFLTKKSFL; encoded by the exons ATGAAGCTAAGCGCTATCTTCTTGCCACTATATCTTTCACTATCTGTAGTTCGTCCACTTTTATTTGACAAAGAGATAGAAGTTATCAATGGATATTACTCAGACGTAACTGTAGCAATAAGGCATGTTGAGTTCATAGGTACTGTGGACAATGGAACTTTGGACTGTTTTATCCCCGGCTTCACGCAGTTTAGGTGGGAGCTTATAAACAAAGTAAGTGGTGGACCGTATACTGAATCGGCCAGCCTCATTTTGGATGGCGAAATCAAGGAGCACCAGTCTACGCTAAAGATTGGCAAAGGCGGCTTCCCCATGGCAACTGAGATGTTAGTTGTCTCCTGCGAGGCGATGTTAAGGGGGAGACCACAATTTCAAATTATTTGGGTGGTAACAAGGTTGCACTCGCCACTAGGATACCCAACAGATCCGAAGTTTTGCACCTTTAACCAGCCGAGGGGTTTCGATGACACATGCGATCATTTTAAGTGGGTGTTTAACACGGATTGTTACTCTGGCGATGGTCGAGAGTACAGAGGTAATACGTACCTCGCTCAAAGTAACCTGCCTGTGGTATGCCATTATTGGAATATGATCTTCATCTCTGTTGATTTTCGTAACGTAGACTTGAAAAAGGAGCAACGGTACTGTAGGAATCCAACCAACGAACACAGCCCTTGGTGTATTGCCACTTCGACCAATAAGAAACAATTCTGTCGCGTACAAGAATGCTCCGATTGTATGTATGGAAACGGAAATGAGATCTTAGATATTTATGACTACGTTGATCCTGTGTCCAAGTGGAGGCAGAAGTTCCCAAAATACAACGGACGAACCCTCACCACTCTTAAAGAGGACGATAATGGACGACCACGTCTGTGTATGACCGGAAAAGGATTCGAATCAAATCTTTGTCGTCCGAGAAAGGGCAAGCCGACGCCGCACTGTTTTGTCTCAAAAAATAAGGCAGATGAGCCTCACATAAAGTCCATGAGTGATAGTAGACTGGAGCTTGTTGAATGTAGGATACCTCAGTGTACGGTCAGACAAGTTTGGTTTCTGTTTTTCGACACTACTGGAATGCCATACCTCAAAGAATCTAACTCGGAGGCCGTTGAAATAACACTGTTTGACGGTCAAAGACTGTACATATTTTTTGGCACTTTTGGAATCCACTTGACGAACGGCTTCAGTGTTGGTTCTGAAGATCCGCGCTTGGCTAAGTTTGCTAAAAATTTTGTTGTGAAAGGCCGAAGGCCACCAGACAAGCTTAGTACCCTACATTTCGGTGTAGTTCGCAAAAAAATGAATGGAAAATATTTTATTCAATACACATTCGCAGAAGGAAATCCCAGAATTCAGCAAATTACTTACAAAGCCAACTTCAGACTAGACATACGCGACCCAATGAGTTTATCGTTTAGGCCAAACATCGTAGAACTTTGTAAGGGACAGAGTGGAAGCTTGAGTATTCTCGTTTCTGGAGGTTTTAATGTCGACGATAACAGTATCAAGTGGAAGTTTGGATATTCAAGAACCAGTGTTAATCAGGATATATCACCTGAGCACCCATTGTTTGAACTCTCcaaagatttgaaaaaattgACTATTAAGGCATTGGAGAGAGAAACTTGGGTATACGTGGAAGGAGACTCCATGTCGGGAAAATCAGCAACCGCAGGTTTATTCATTGTAAAAA CTCAACCGCATCTCATCCCAAAGTCACCGTCTCAGATATTCGCTTTGCCTGGTGATGAAATCTCCCTGTCTGTAGAAACAGAACGTGGTTTAAGAACAACATGGACGTACGAGGCACAAATAATACCAGAAGTTCCTGAAGACCAGGAAATGGCATTCGAACGAGGCCTTAAAGATAACAAGATTTCAGAAACTCTTGTCATTAGCTCATTGGACTGGAGGCACTATGGAATCTACGTTGTCGAAACGGAAAAAACTGGCTGTCGCGAGGCAATAACATTTAATATCAAGCACGGCAAAGGTAATCATTTCATGGCATTTTTAACTAAGAAGAGCTTTTTGTAA
- the LOC140940605 gene encoding uncharacterized protein has product MKEYKGDINLKTDYIVSNNEEAWVYHYYFSEPVPARFVQFSADQSEDSQCLYGLTLSGCTLVKSRCKPKSFTADDILCGDRQSSLLNKEEVRKLASCSLITSYQFASNVSKSHKLMISGLNSKLLTEYDGNMQVESEYSEGEWLFFNSLDEPAPARYVQFVPTDEAGGPLLLNKLQITGCRLDKHWCTVDWFLFREMGMKCDDDQITPIYSEHPVLDLPSCSLISSYQFLGKSAKQHALLLSGNNPSLMRSFPQGLKIQSFYYKDDEWVFVCSFSAPVAARYVQFVCNVEGNITCLQRISVNGCPIGMPVH; this is encoded by the exons ATGAAGGAGTACAAAGGCGACATAAATTTAAAG acagATTATATTGTGAGCAATAACGAAGAAGCCTGGGTGTATCATTACTACTTCTCTGAACCAGTTCCTGCTCGTTTTGTGCAGTTTTCCGCTGATCAAAGCGAAGACTCACAGTGTTTATATGGTCTGACTTTGAGTGGTTGCACGTTAG tAAAGTCTCGATGTAAACCAAAGAGTTTTACGGCCGATGACATTCTGTGTGGTGATCGCCAAAGTTCTCTTCTTAATAAGGAAGAAGTTAGAAAGCTGGCTTCCTGCAGTCTTATTACCAGTTATCAGTTTGCGTCAAATGTATCAAAGAGCCACAAATTGATGATAAGTGGGTTGAATTCCAAGCTCTTGACGGAATATGATGGAAATATGCAGGTGGAA TCAGAGTATTCGGAAGGCGAATGGCTATTCTTCAACAGTTTAGATGAACCAGCTCCAGCTAGATACGTTCAATTCGTTCCAACTGATGAAGCTGGCGGTCCTCTGTTGTTAAATAAACTGCAGATAACAGGATGTAGATTAG acaaACACTGGTGTACAGTTGATTGGTTTCTATTTAGAGAAATGGGTATGAAATGCGATGACGATCAAATCACTCCGATTTACAGTGAACATCCAGTATTAGACCTGCCATCTTGCAGTTTAATCTCAAGTTATCAGTTTCTTGGCAAAAGCGCAAAACAACACGCTTTGTTACTAAGTGGAAACAATCCCTCGCTGATGAGGAGCTTTCCACAAGGTCTTAAAATTCAG tcattttactaCAAGGACGATGAATGGGTGTTTGTGTGCAGCTTTTCCGCACCTGTTGCAGCTCGGTATGTGCAGTTCGTCTGCAATGTAGAGGGAAACATCACATGCTTGCAAAGAATATCAGTTAATGGCTGTCCAATAGGTATGCCCGTACATTAG